From Prionailurus viverrinus isolate Anna unplaced genomic scaffold, UM_Priviv_1.0 scaffold_39, whole genome shotgun sequence, one genomic window encodes:
- the PRLH gene encoding prolactin-releasing peptide gives MKALHAWLLGLLLLGLALRGAASQTHPHSMEIRNPDIDPAWYAGRRIRPVGRFGRRTAAPPGCRELARLLPAERRR, from the exons ATGAAGGCTTTGCACGCCTGGCTGCTGGGCCTGCTGCTGCTGGGACTGGCCCTGCGGGGGGCTGCGAGCCAAACCCACCCGCACTCCATGGAGATCCGCA ACCCTGACATCGATCCCGCCTGGTACGCGGGCCGCAGGATCAGACCCGTGGGCCGCTTCGGCCGGAGGACAGCAGCCCCCCCGGGATGTCGTGAACTGGCCAGGCTGCTCCCCGCTGAAAGGAGGCGCTGA